In Polyangium spumosum, the DNA window CGGTCGACGCTCACGCTGCCCCCGCAGGATCTGATCTACAGCATTGGATTGATCGACTACTTCGACGACGAGCTCGTGGTGCAATTGATGAATTATGCCTATCAGCTCCTCGCGCCCGGAGGACGTCTCATCCTCGGCAACTTCCATCCACGAAACATCGGCAAGGCCCTCGCCGATCACGTGCTCGACTGGGAGCTCGTCCACCGCACCGAGGCGGACATGGATAGGCTGTATGGCGCCTCGGCGTTCGGCAGGCCGTGTTCGAGGGTCGTGTTCGAAGAGCTCGGGATCAACCTGTTCGCCGAGTGCATCAAGGAAAGAACGGGAGGGGGATGAGATCGTCGCGTCCACCTCCACGCGGCGTGGTCACCTCCGGTCACCTCCAGGGGCCGTGGAGCCAGTTGCCGGGGGCCTCGGGGTCCTGGCTGGTGAAGAACTCCACCACGCCTTCCTTCAGGTCGGCCTTCGACATCACCCCGGCGCCCCTGCGATCGAGGCGGCGGAACGATTCGACCGCGTTTGGCCGATCGACGCCGTGGCCGCACAGCCAATTGGCGAACTCCTCCGCCGAGATATTCCCGTCCCCGTCGGTGTCGACGCAATCGAACAGGATCGAGGTGGCCTGGCCGATCGTGAGGGCGAAGCTGTCGCCGCTCGACATCTGCCTGAAGCCTTGATCCCACTCCGCCCGGGTGATCCGCCCGTCCTTGTCCGCGTCCACGGGGATCAGGTGGGACCACATCTTCTCATAGGCGCCCTGGAGCTGGAGATGCATCTCCGACCGGATGGGGTGCCCGAGCCGGCCGGCGATCCAGGCGGCAGGACGGAAGAAATCCGCCTCGTCGATGTACCCGTTGCGGTTGGTGTCGAAGTTATCGAACATGCGCGTCATTTTTTGCGCAACGACGTCGATGGCCATGTCGTGGGCTCCTTTGTTGTCGTCCGGATTCGTTACAGGTCGAGAAGGATTCGCGTGGTGGGTCGGACCGTGCTCGTCATCGGCGGGAGCGGGGTGCCATCGTCCCCCCTCGTTGGTGGATGTGCGATGGTAACGAGAGAAACCTGACTTCTGTCAATAACGAAATTCGTGCCGCGGTCGGGAGCTTGGTACCCGAGGTCGGATCGGGAAGGCGAGGAGCTGGATCAGGAGGTCGGGATGGTGGCATCCCGCCTGCGCCGGGAAAGCGGTTGACCGCGCGCTCGCCGTCGCCGTAGGCTTCGCCACCTGCGTCACGGGTCGCGCACCGGGACGGGGAGGGGCGGGGCATGAGGAAGCGGCGACGGGCGGGGGTGACCTTGGCCGCGATGTGCATGGCGGCGTCGATGGTGCCGCTGGGATGCGGGGCGACGGACGAATACGTCGCCGTGCCCGACCGCCGGGCGAATGGTTCGCTCCCTTCGAGCACGGTGCGCGCGCTGCAAGCGTGCGTCGAGGCGGGGGGCCAGCGGCTTCGGCGCAACGGTTACGAGGTCGAATTCGCGGTCGAGGTCCGGGGCGATCGCGTCACGGAGGTGAAGCCGAAGGGCGCACGGCTCGACGATACCGGCCTCGAACGGTGCATGATCGACGCGCTGCGAGGGATGGCGGACGCGGGGTTCTCGCCGGATCCGGACGAGCTGACCTCGCGCGGCGGCCTCTTGCCTGCACGAGGCGTGCTGGCGAACACGTCGGTGTTGCCCCAGGTGTACCGGTTGATTCCGGTGGTCGTTGGGTCGTCCGGGACCATGATCGTCGTCGCGGTCGTGCTCCTCGTGGTGGTCGCGGTCGTGGCGTCGAGGGATGATACCGATGAGGAGGCCGAGAAGGAGCGGTGCAGGAAGGCGACCTATACCCCACTCGAGGCATGTTACAATGCGTGCGAAGCTATCTGGAACATGGACAACGCGCGCTGCCGCAAGTTGTCAAATGCGAGGGACAGGGCCATTTGCTGGGCGCAATCGAACGAAGACCGGGCGAACTGTCGGCGGGCCTGCGAACGAGAGGCGATGAAGGACAAATGCGCACGATGAAACGGATCGTCGCCGAGAGGATACTCGAGTTTCGTCACTCCCCGGAGTCCGAGCCTAAACGTGTCAGGGTGCGAATCGGCTCACCTCGAAGAGAAGGAAACGATTGGTCCGTCGTGTACGAGATACGCGGGCCCGGTAGGCGGCGAGAGAAGCGGAAGGTTTGGGGGGTCGATTCCTTGCAAGCGCTTCACATGGCCATGGGAAGCGTGCCCGTCGACGTGCGAGGAATCGAGATGTCGACGGGCGGCAAGGTGACATTCCTCGGAGGCGAGGACCTCATGTTTCCAGGCTTCAAATGACACGGCCGCTCGGGCCCCGTGGCGGGCCCGCGCCCTCCTCCCCCTTCTGTCATACCGTCCGCCTCGAAGTCCCCCACCTTGCCAGCTTGTCAGCGCCCCCGTTGACCCCGCCGACATTTTGGCCGGGAATAAAGCATCTACCCCTGCAAATCGCGGGGATTTTGTGATCCTCCAGGCTGGCCCGCGGCTTGCGATGGACGCCTGGCATGAGCCGAGAAGCCCTTGCCAGAGAGGTCGAGAAGGATTCGCGTGGTGGTCGGACCGTGCTCGTCATCGGCGGGAGCGGGGGGATGTCGGATCGGTATCGCGACGTCGCCGAGAAACACGGCTTGACGCTCAAGCACTACGAGACCCGCGTGCCGAAAGGCGTGCGTCGCGACGTGGGGAAGGTGGCCCTCGTCATCATCATGGTGACCATGGTCTCGCACGCGCTGCGCGATCAGGTGCACAACCTCGGGATCAACGACGCGCCCGTGGTGTATCTGCGGAGCGCGTCCGTCTCGGCGCTTCGTGGCGCGCTCGAGCAGTGGGAGGCGTGATAGGCTCGCGCGCCAGCATGACAACGAGACGGAACCCGGTTGACGCTCGGGGCTTCGGGTCGCCTTCGGCGCCCTTCGCCCCGAACCCCTACGAAGAGCTGCCCCGCACGCAGGCGAACTACGCCCCGCTCACGCCGATCACGTTCCTCGAGCGCGCGGCGGCCGTCTTCCCGGATCGAATCGCCGTCGTGCACGGGCGACAGCGGTTCACGTGGGCGAACGCTTTCGAAAGGGCGCGGCGGCTCGGTTCGGCGCTCACGCGGCGTGGGATCGGCGTGGGGGACACGGTGGCGGTGCTCTTGCCGAACATCCCGGCCATGCTCGACGCCCATTTCGGCGTGCCCATGACGGGCGCGGTGCTGAACACGCTGAACACGCGCCTCGACGCGGCCACGATCGCCTTCATGCTCGATCACGCGGAGGCGAAGGTCTTGCTCGTCGATCGCGAGCTCGCGGGGACGGCGCGGCAGGCGCTCGCCCTCGCAGCGGCAAAGCCGCTCGTCGTCGACGTCGACGATCCGATGTACGAGGGGCCGGGCGAGCGGATCGGCGCGCTCGATTACGAGGATCTGCTCGCCGAGGGGGATCCCGCCTTTTTGCCGCGCGTGCCCGGGGACGAGTGGGAGGCGATCTCGCTCAACTACACCTCGGGGACGACCGGCGATCCCAAAGGCGTCGTGTATCACCACCGCGGCGCGTACCTCAATGCGATCGGCAACATCGTCACCTGGAGCATGCCGAAGCACGCCACGTACCTGTGGACGTTGCCCATGTTCCACTGCAATGGCTGGTGCTTCACCTGGACGATGGCCGCGAACGCCGGGACGAACGTCTGTCTACGCAAGGTCGACGCGAAGAGCGTGTTCGAGGCGATGCGCGAGCACCGGGTGACGCATTATTGTGGCGCGCCGATCGTACACGCGATGCTGGTGAACGCCGATCCCGCGCTCCGGGAGGGCATTTCCCATCGCGTGCACGCCATGGTGGCCGCGGCGGCCCCGCCGGCGGCGATGATCGAGGGGATGGAGCGGATGGGCTTCGAGCTCACGCACGTCTATGGTCTGACCGAGACCTACGGGCCCGCGGCCGTCTGCGAGAGGCACGAGGACTGGGCGGCGCTCGACATCTCGCGCCGGACGGAGCGCATGGGCCGTCAGGGCGTGCGATACCTCGTCGAGGAGGGGCTCACCGTGATGGATCCCGAGTCCATGCAGACCGTGCCCGCCAATGCCGAGGTGATGGGCGAGGTGGTGTTCCGCGGGAACATCGTCATGAAAGGGTACCTGAAGAACCCGCGCGCCACC includes these proteins:
- a CDS encoding DUF2325 domain-containing protein is translated as MSREALAREVEKDSRGGRTVLVIGGSGGMSDRYRDVAEKHGLTLKHYETRVPKGVRRDVGKVALVIIMVTMVSHALRDQVHNLGINDAPVVYLRSASVSALRGALEQWEA
- a CDS encoding EF-hand domain-containing protein encodes the protein MAIDVVAQKMTRMFDNFDTNRNGYIDEADFFRPAAWIAGRLGHPIRSEMHLQLQGAYEKMWSHLIPVDADKDGRITRAEWDQGFRQMSSGDSFALTIGQATSILFDCVDTDGDGNISAEEFANWLCGHGVDRPNAVESFRRLDRRGAGVMSKADLKEGVVEFFTSQDPEAPGNWLHGPWR
- a CDS encoding DUF6968 family protein encodes the protein MKRIVAERILEFRHSPESEPKRVRVRIGSPRREGNDWSVVYEIRGPGRRREKRKVWGVDSLQALHMAMGSVPVDVRGIEMSTGGKVTFLGGEDLMFPGFK
- a CDS encoding acyl-CoA synthetase; this encodes MTTRRNPVDARGFGSPSAPFAPNPYEELPRTQANYAPLTPITFLERAAAVFPDRIAVVHGRQRFTWANAFERARRLGSALTRRGIGVGDTVAVLLPNIPAMLDAHFGVPMTGAVLNTLNTRLDAATIAFMLDHAEAKVLLVDRELAGTARQALALAAAKPLVVDVDDPMYEGPGERIGALDYEDLLAEGDPAFLPRVPGDEWEAISLNYTSGTTGDPKGVVYHHRGAYLNAIGNIVTWSMPKHATYLWTLPMFHCNGWCFTWTMAANAGTNVCLRKVDAKSVFEAMREHRVTHYCGAPIVHAMLVNADPALREGISHRVHAMVAAAAPPAAMIEGMERMGFELTHVYGLTETYGPAAVCERHEDWAALDISRRTERMGRQGVRYLVEEGLTVMDPESMQTVPANAEVMGEVVFRGNIVMKGYLKNPRATEEAFRGGWFHSGDLAVLQPDGYVKIKDRSKDVIISGGENISSLEVEDTLYRHPAVLAAAVVAAPDPKWGETPLAFVEVKEGSPVTEVELITFCRTHLAHFKAPRKVVFGPLPKTSTGKIQKFLLRERARSRDAIE